The region AATTATCGTTGCAGTAACCACAATAAGCATTTAGAAGCATTCGTCTGTTGAGCTAGGATAGTGAACGCGAAACCGTCCTCAACTTGCAAGTGTTTGCACTGATTTAAGATATCAGAGTTGCGGTAACTATAGAAAGATTGTTAATGAACAATCGAGTGTTCGTACCGTTCTAACACAAGAGATTCATGGATTCAAAAGCACTGTTGATTGTTGATGAACAACCCCTTTCTCTCAGACAATGCCTGAGATACCTGCAAATAGCAGGCAAACTCCAAGGGTTCATTGGTGATATTCTGCGCCAATACGTACTAGAGCGGGAATTGGAAACCCGAGAAGATTTAGATGTTAATCCAGCGATCGTGGAACAGGCAGTGGTTGACTTCCGCCTACAAAACAAGCTAACTGAGCCTCAAGCTTTTCAGGAGTGGTTAGCGAAAAATGGCAGCAACTACGAACTTTTCCATAATCAGATCAGCAGCAGCTTTAAACTAGAAAAGCTGAAAACACAGATTGCCGAAGCCCGTCTGCAAGAACATTTTATTGAACGCAAGCTCATGCTTGATCGCGTTGTGTTATCTCGGATTGTGGTGGAAAGCAAAGAATTGGCAGAAGAGCTATACACCCAGATTACTGAAGGGGCAAGCTTTGAGCGGCTGGCTCAGGAATACTCCAAATCAGATGAGCGTATCGCTAATGGCATGATGGGTCCGGTTAGCCGTGGCACGATGCCAGACATCCTAAGAGCAGCGATCGACTCGGTTAATCCAGGAGAACTTGTTGGTCCCATGCAGGTTGAGAACTACTGGGCAATTTTCCGGGTTGAGCAATTCCTCCCCGCTACTCTGGAGGACAACCAACTGAAACTAGCGATGCAAAACGAACTCTTTGACCGCTGGATCGCCGAAAAAATTCAAACTATGACCGTGAAACTACAAGTCACTGAATAGCCTCAGTTTTTGCTTTCCCAGTTCTTGATTTTCCAAATTCTGCCCCCGCTTAGCTTAAATCTTAGCTCTACTCCACTCAATCAAGGCACTCCATGCTTGCAAACGACTTAACCACCAACTTGCCCTGGGATACTCCACCACTTAGCCTGTTAAGTCCTGAGCAACAGGTTCAGTTCAAACAAAAGGTTCAAGTTCGGCGATACAGTTTAGGCGAGGTGCTTTGGTCAACTGAGCAACCAGGCAGTCAACTGTTGGTGGTCTCTGGTAAAGTTCGGCTAGTGCCGGAAGAAGGGCAATCTGTTTTACTGAAACCCGATGACTGGGTGGGAGACTTGCTGGAATTGCCAGGAGCCTGGAAAGCCAGAGCCGCAGATAAGGAAACGATTGTTGCTGTGTGGGATGCGAGTTTGTGGCGAGGCATCAGTTCCACCGAGTTAGACCGCTACTGGATCTCGCAACGAGTTCGGCTCCAACCCAAAACCTCAGATGCGCCACAGCCAGTTTCCGGTTTTCCGTTTGTTGCCGGGGTGAATTCAGGTGCTGCCTGTTTAACTATGGTGGCAAACCACTTGCAAAACTCCACGCAACTGGAATGGGTGCAGCGGCAACTTCGAGGGCAACGCCCCCCGGAGGTGGTAGACGCCGCTGAAAAACTGGGATTGCAACTGCGTCGAGTGGAAGTTGATTGGGCGGGGTTACGCCGGTTGAGTTTGCCAGCCTTGATGTTGTGGCAAGGAGTTAGTTCTACTAGTGCAACTTCGAACGGTGCCATGAATGGCACTGGTGGCACCTCGCACTGGGTTGTTGTCTACAGCATGAAGGGCGATCGCCTGATCATTGCCGATCCCCTCAATCCTAACCAAACCTGTGAGAGTATTCCCTTTTCGCTGATTGAACCAGGCTGGACAGGTGAACTGTGGCAAGTTGAACCAATCCAAAAGCAAGAGCGATTTAACCTTAGTTGGTTCCTGCCAGCTGTCTGGAAATATCGAGTCTTATTAAGTGAAGTGCTACTGGCATCCTTCACCCTTCAAATTCTCGGTCTAGCAAGCCCCATCATTACCCAAGTCGTGATCGACAAAGTCATGGTGCAGGGCAGTCTTTCCACCCTGGATGTCATGGCATTTGCCTTACTTGCAGTTGCCTTCTTTGAAGGAATTCTAGGGACGCTCCGCCTGTTTATCTTCACCCATACCGCCCGCCGACTTGATCTCAGCCTCTCTGCTCAGCTTTTCCGCCACTTGATGCGGCTCCCTCTCTCCTACTTTGAATCCCGACGGGTTGGGGATACAGTTGCTCGAGTGCAAGAACTGGAGAATATTCGTCAGTTCTTGACTGGCACCGCCATGACAGTTGTGCTGGATGCCATCTTTGCAGTGGTCTACCTGACCATTATGTTCTACTACAGCCCCACCCTGACCTGGGTATCTCTGGCAGTTTTGCCTCTATTTGCTGCCCTCACGCTGATTTCAACTCCTATTTTGCGCAAATGGCTCAATGAAACGTTCAATCGCAGTGCCGATAGCCAATCCTTCCTGGTAGAAACCGTTACCGGGATTCACTCAGTCAAAGCTCACACTGCAGAACCCGTCTCACGTGAGCGCTGGGAAGGGCTATTTGCACGGTTTGTCCGAACAGGGTTTAGAGCTTCCACCACCTCGAATATCAGCAACAACATCGCTAACTTTCTCACCAACCTTTCCTCACTGCTTATTTTATGGTTTGGGGCCAAGCTCGTGATTGAGCAGAAGCTCACGATTGGTCAGTTGGTAGCATTTCAGATGTTGTCTGGGCGAATGACAGGTCCACTGCTGCGCCTGATCCAGCTCTGGCAAAACTTGCAGCAGGTCTTGCTTTCGGTTGATCGCATTGGTGATATTCTCAACACTGCACCAGAAGCTGAAGCAGGCAGCGGATTAGTGCTACCACCTTTGAAGGGGCAGGTTGTTTTTGACCAGGTCTTTTTCCGCTATAAGCCGAATCAGGAACCCGTCTTACGGGGAATCTCCTTTACTGCAGAACCAGGCATGCTAGTCGGTGTGGTTGGGCGCAGTGGTTCTGGAAAGAGCACTCTCTCTAAAATGATTCAACGTTTATATCCTCTTGAATCTGGGCGAATTCTCATCGACGGATTCGATATTCGCACCGCTGATTTAGGCTCCCTCCGGCAGCAAATCGGGGTGGTTTTACAAGAAGACTTCATGTTTAACGGCACGATCTATGACAACATCAGCCTCGGTAATCCTGATGTCAGTCCAGAGCAGGTAATCGAAGCAGCTCGGCTAGCTGCAGCCCATGATTTCATTAGTGAACAACCTCACGGGTATGAAACCAATATTGGGGAACGGGGAACTGCCCTCTCAGGAGGGCAACGGCAGCGACTTGCACTAGCTCGGCTCTTTCTCTCTGACGCACCCATCCTGCTACTGGACGAAGCTACCAGCGCACTGGATTCTGAAACAGAACAACAAGTGCTGCAAAATTTGCAAAAAGTGACTGAAAACCGCACTGTATTTTTGATTGCACATCGCTTTGCTCCCCTTAAAAAAGCAGACTTAATTTTAGTGCTGGAGAAGGGGGTTTTGGTAGAGAAGGGAACCCATGATGATTTGTTGCGAAGTAAAGGGCTATATTGGTCACTTTATCAACGCCAACAAGCCGCTGTGTAAAAACTTTCTATGACAAATTAAGCTACAGCAAGCTACGGCAAAGTCTCCATTATTTTTTGGGGCTGCTAAGGAGCGATCGCAATTCATCTTTTTCAGAAAATTACGTGTAATCACGGTATAAGTTTTGCTTGACTTATGATTTGTGCTCAAGACACGTAGGTAATTTGGCTTATTTTTGTAAAGATCTACAAATTGTGTAAGTCACATTCGACTCATGGGGCATCATATCAATGCCATTTCATGGGGTTATAGCAGCAATGCCGGACAGTATAGGTAATACCCTCAACGACGCTCAATCCATCATTATCGGTACTGCCACAAAAAGATTCTCAGATTCGGTTGAATTTGGCGATAATGACTATTTTCGCTTCACCTTAAATAGTTCCAGTGGGTTCTCCCTCACCCTCTTTGGGTTAAGTGCCAATGCCGACGTTGAGATCCTGAACAGTTCCGGAAATCTTGTCACATCTAACACAGTTCCACTTCGATCAACCAACGAAGGGACGCTGACCGAATCGATCAATGCGATTTTGGATGCTGGAACCTACTTCATTCGAGTCTTTCCAGGTCCTCCAGCAGATCCAGCTAATCCCGCTGGCACCACCCCCAGCACCAACTACACTCTGGATGTTCGAGCAGATAACGGCATCACCAATGAAATCGTTTGGCGCTACTATGCCGCGAATGTGGCCACGAATGGGATTTGGCGCTTTGATGGAACCACTTTTTTGTCTGGTGAAGCTCTAAATCCCTCGACTCCAGATGCTCTTTGGGCAATTGTAGGAACAGGTGATTTCAACAATGACAACTCTTACGACCTGCTCTGGCGCTATTACGGAACGCTTCCAGAATTGCAAGGAGTCAATGGTATTTGGCTACTAGACAATGGAACCCTGACGACCTTCTTCGCGCTTAATCCTGATCCTGATTTAAGCTGGCAAATTCGAGGCGTTGGTAATTTTGATGGAGGCATCGGCAAGCCCGACATCATCTGGCACAATCCTACAACTGGTGCAATTAGAGTCTGGTTTTTAGATGATGCTTATCAGACAACAGCCGTCACATTTTTAGATCGCGGCTTAACTGGTTGGGAACTGCAAGCCGTTGGAGACTTTAACGGCGACGGCAACACTGATTTAGTTTGGCGATCCGGTGCCCTGAATGGCATCTGGTATTTGAATGGCACCAACTTCGTCAGCGCCGAGTTAATTATTCAAGAGTTCGATACTAACAAGCAAATTCAAGGTGCGGGAGACTTTAACTCTGATGGATCTCCTGATTTACTATGGCGCAACTTTGCTACAGGTGAGAATGAAATTTGGTTGATGGAAGGCACTAGCCGTACATCGATTGTTCCACTTCCAACAGTA is a window of Leptolyngbyaceae cyanobacterium JSC-12 DNA encoding:
- a CDS encoding parvulin-like peptidyl-prolyl isomerase (IMG reference gene:2510096400~PFAM: PPIC-type PPIASE domain); its protein translation is MDSKALLIVDEQPLSLRQCLRYLQIAGKLQGFIGDILRQYVLERELETREDLDVNPAIVEQAVVDFRLQNKLTEPQAFQEWLAKNGSNYELFHNQISSSFKLEKLKTQIAEARLQEHFIERKLMLDRVVLSRIVVESKELAEELYTQITEGASFERLAQEYSKSDERIANGMMGPVSRGTMPDILRAAIDSVNPGELVGPMQVENYWAIFRVEQFLPATLEDNQLKLAMQNELFDRWIAEKIQTMTVKLQVTE
- a CDS encoding type I secretion system ABC transporter, HlyB family (IMG reference gene:2510096401~PFAM: ABC transporter; ABC transporter transmembrane region; Peptidase C39 family~TIGRFAM: type I secretion system ABC transporter, HlyB family), with the translated sequence MLANDLTTNLPWDTPPLSLLSPEQQVQFKQKVQVRRYSLGEVLWSTEQPGSQLLVVSGKVRLVPEEGQSVLLKPDDWVGDLLELPGAWKARAADKETIVAVWDASLWRGISSTELDRYWISQRVRLQPKTSDAPQPVSGFPFVAGVNSGAACLTMVANHLQNSTQLEWVQRQLRGQRPPEVVDAAEKLGLQLRRVEVDWAGLRRLSLPALMLWQGVSSTSATSNGAMNGTGGTSHWVVVYSMKGDRLIIADPLNPNQTCESIPFSLIEPGWTGELWQVEPIQKQERFNLSWFLPAVWKYRVLLSEVLLASFTLQILGLASPIITQVVIDKVMVQGSLSTLDVMAFALLAVAFFEGILGTLRLFIFTHTARRLDLSLSAQLFRHLMRLPLSYFESRRVGDTVARVQELENIRQFLTGTAMTVVLDAIFAVVYLTIMFYYSPTLTWVSLAVLPLFAALTLISTPILRKWLNETFNRSADSQSFLVETVTGIHSVKAHTAEPVSRERWEGLFARFVRTGFRASTTSNISNNIANFLTNLSSLLILWFGAKLVIEQKLTIGQLVAFQMLSGRMTGPLLRLIQLWQNLQQVLLSVDRIGDILNTAPEAEAGSGLVLPPLKGQVVFDQVFFRYKPNQEPVLRGISFTAEPGMLVGVVGRSGSGKSTLSKMIQRLYPLESGRILIDGFDIRTADLGSLRQQIGVVLQEDFMFNGTIYDNISLGNPDVSPEQVIEAARLAAAHDFISEQPHGYETNIGERGTALSGGQRQRLALARLFLSDAPILLLDEATSALDSETEQQVLQNLQKVTENRTVFLIAHRFAPLKKADLILVLEKGVLVEKGTHDDLLRSKGLYWSLYQRQQAAV